In a genomic window of Flavobacteriales bacterium:
- a CDS encoding GH3 auxin-responsive promoter family protein, producing MPLNALFGFLIKKRLQQIELFRDHPHLAQLEQFHSLLRMARYTEWGRQYDYASITTMDEYRERVPIQDYESVKPYVARLRKGEQNLLWPTDMKWFAKSSGTTSDRSKYIPVSREALEDCHYKGGKDLIALHYQQRPESKLYQGMSLVVGGSSAIEHLRADAYTGDLSAIIIRNLPVWVEVRRTPVIETALMENWEEKIERMARETMREDVRCIAGVPSWTLVLLHRILELTGKRDILQVWPNLELFMHGGVSFRPYREQFREIIPGEQMNYLESYNASEGSFAIQDRNGADDMLLMLDYGIFFEFMPLSELGCAKPRTLLLNEVEPGVSYAPVISTNGGLWRYLPGDTVRFTSVKPYRLQVSGRTKSFINAFGEELIVDNADRGIEAACMATGAVVREYTAAPVFMDGSARGGHEWAIEFEQAPADLDRFTGALDAAMRALNSDYDAKRRGDMALRMPVVHAVPHGTFHAWMRERGKLGGQNKVPRLCNDRVLIESILAPALA from the coding sequence ATGCCCCTGAACGCGCTCTTCGGATTCCTCATCAAGAAACGGCTGCAGCAGATCGAGCTGTTCCGTGACCACCCGCACCTGGCCCAGCTCGAGCAATTCCACTCGCTGCTCCGCATGGCGCGCTACACCGAATGGGGAAGGCAATACGACTACGCCTCCATCACCACCATGGATGAGTACCGGGAGCGGGTGCCCATCCAGGACTACGAATCGGTGAAGCCTTACGTGGCGCGCTTGCGCAAGGGCGAGCAGAACCTGCTCTGGCCAACGGACATGAAGTGGTTCGCCAAGAGCAGCGGCACCACCAGCGACCGCAGCAAGTACATCCCCGTGAGCCGCGAGGCCTTGGAGGATTGCCACTACAAAGGCGGCAAGGACCTGATCGCGCTGCACTACCAGCAGCGTCCGGAGAGCAAGCTCTATCAAGGCATGAGCCTGGTGGTGGGCGGCAGCAGCGCCATCGAGCACCTGCGCGCCGATGCGTACACCGGCGACCTCAGCGCCATCATCATCCGCAACCTGCCCGTGTGGGTCGAAGTGCGGCGCACGCCCGTGATCGAGACCGCGCTGATGGAGAATTGGGAGGAGAAGATCGAGCGCATGGCGCGAGAGACCATGCGCGAGGATGTGCGGTGCATCGCCGGCGTGCCCAGCTGGACCCTCGTGCTGCTCCACCGCATCCTGGAGCTCACCGGCAAGCGCGACATCCTGCAGGTGTGGCCCAACCTCGAGCTCTTCATGCACGGCGGCGTGAGCTTCAGGCCCTACCGCGAGCAGTTCCGCGAGATCATCCCGGGCGAGCAGATGAACTACCTCGAGAGCTACAACGCCAGCGAGGGCTCCTTCGCCATTCAGGACCGCAACGGCGCTGACGACATGCTGCTGATGCTCGACTACGGGATCTTCTTTGAATTCATGCCGCTCTCGGAGCTCGGGTGCGCGAAGCCGCGCACGCTGCTGCTGAATGAAGTGGAGCCCGGTGTGAGCTATGCTCCAGTGATCAGCACCAACGGAGGCCTGTGGCGCTACCTGCCCGGCGATACCGTGCGCTTCACCAGCGTGAAGCCCTACCGATTACAGGTGAGCGGCCGCACCAAGAGCTTCATCAATGCCTTCGGCGAGGAGCTCATCGTTGACAACGCCGATCGCGGCATCGAGGCGGCGTGCATGGCCACCGGTGCCGTCGTGCGCGAGTACACCGCCGCGCCCGTGTTCATGGATGGCAGCGCGCGCGGCGGCCACGAATGGGCCATCGAGTTCGAGCAGGCACCCGCGGACCTCGACCGCTTCACCGGTGCGCTTGATGCCGCCATGCGCGCGCTCAACAGCGACTACGATGCCAAGCGACGCGGCGACATGGCCCTTCGCATGCCCGTGGTGCATGCTGTTCCGCATGGCACGTTCCATGCGTGGATGCGCGAGCGCGGCAAGCTCGGCGGGCAGAACAAGGTGCCCCGCCTGTGCAACGACCGCGTGCTGATCGAATCGATCCTCGCACCAGCGCTCGCATGA
- a CDS encoding DUF2797 domain-containing protein, with product MDDGKPLLKMRSVLAPDGTVRYALPFDPPIDLSARVGQPLTLRATGALSCVSCGKRVKKLFQQGFCYPCLVSAPEAAECIVHPELCRAHLGEGRDPQWEHEHHNTEHVVYLSFTGNVKVGVTRATQVPTRWIDQGAVAALIIARVPYRQLAGLIEVDLKRIFADKTNWRAMLKEVEPDDDALRAARAQAIGALRADLQEHLLHASEPQAIRYPVLAYPPKVTSLSFEKQPVIGGTLMGIKGQYLLWEDGRVVNIRNQSGVHVVVEG from the coding sequence ATGGATGATGGTAAGCCCCTGCTGAAGATGCGCTCAGTGCTGGCGCCCGATGGCACCGTGCGCTACGCCTTGCCCTTCGACCCGCCGATCGACCTGAGCGCCCGGGTGGGACAACCGCTGACCCTGCGCGCCACCGGCGCGCTGAGCTGCGTGAGCTGCGGCAAGCGCGTGAAGAAGCTCTTCCAGCAGGGCTTCTGCTACCCGTGCCTGGTGAGCGCGCCGGAGGCCGCGGAGTGCATCGTGCATCCTGAGCTGTGCCGCGCGCACCTTGGCGAAGGCCGTGATCCGCAATGGGAGCACGAGCATCACAACACCGAGCATGTGGTCTATCTGAGCTTCACCGGCAATGTGAAGGTGGGCGTCACGCGCGCCACGCAGGTGCCTACGCGGTGGATCGATCAGGGCGCTGTGGCGGCGCTCATCATCGCCCGGGTGCCCTACCGCCAGCTCGCAGGCCTCATCGAGGTCGACCTCAAGCGCATTTTCGCTGACAAGACGAATTGGCGCGCGATGCTGAAGGAGGTGGAGCCTGATGACGATGCATTGCGGGCCGCACGCGCGCAAGCCATAGGCGCCTTGCGCGCCGATCTGCAGGAGCACTTGCTGCACGCCTCGGAGCCGCAGGCGATCCGCTACCCGGTACTCGCCTATCCGCCGAAGGTCACGAGCCTATCCTTCGAGAAGCAGCCGGTGATCGGCGGCACCCTCATGGGCATCAAGGGCCAGTACCTGCTCTGGGAGGATGGCCGCGTGGTGAACATCCGCAACCAGAGCGGGGTGCATGTGGT